From Nitratidesulfovibrio vulgaris str. Hildenborough, a single genomic window includes:
- a CDS encoding ABC transporter ATP-binding protein — translation MQQKPLLNLRNVVKHFDISGGFLDQLRLTGSGIVRKRTVVHAVNDVSFTINEGETLSVVGESGCGKSTLARTVIGLYRPNSGEIHYRDRRIDHLSDTEMLPYRTRMQMVFQDPYASLNPRMRVNQILEEPIRFHNPGIGEGEVLDRVAAVMEQVGINPVWATRYPHEFSGGQRQRISIARALAVDPEFIVADEPISALDVSIQAQVLNLMMDMQEQRNLTYLFISHDLSVVEHISTRVAVMYLGSLCELATSEDLFGSPRHPYTQALLSAIPRIGQKGLKHIRLSGDVPTPINLPSGCVFHGRCPHADKRCMNEVPRALPQPGGALVACHAVEEGRI, via the coding sequence ATGCAACAGAAACCTCTTCTCAACCTGCGCAATGTCGTCAAGCACTTCGACATCTCCGGCGGCTTTCTCGACCAGCTCAGGCTCACCGGCTCCGGCATCGTCCGCAAGCGCACTGTCGTCCATGCGGTCAACGACGTCTCGTTCACCATCAACGAGGGCGAGACCCTCAGCGTTGTCGGTGAATCGGGCTGCGGCAAATCGACCCTCGCACGCACGGTCATCGGCCTGTACCGCCCCAATTCCGGCGAAATCCACTACCGTGACCGGCGCATCGACCACCTCTCCGACACGGAGATGCTGCCCTACCGCACCCGCATGCAGATGGTCTTCCAGGACCCTTACGCCTCGCTCAACCCGCGTATGCGCGTGAACCAGATTCTCGAAGAACCCATCCGCTTCCACAACCCCGGCATCGGCGAAGGCGAAGTGCTCGACAGGGTCGCCGCCGTCATGGAACAGGTGGGCATCAACCCTGTGTGGGCCACGCGCTATCCGCATGAGTTCTCGGGCGGGCAACGCCAGCGCATATCCATCGCCCGCGCCCTTGCCGTCGACCCCGAGTTCATCGTGGCGGACGAACCCATCTCCGCACTGGACGTCTCCATTCAGGCGCAGGTGCTGAACCTGATGATGGACATGCAGGAACAGCGCAACCTGACCTACCTGTTCATCAGCCACGACCTCTCGGTGGTGGAGCACATCTCCACCCGTGTGGCGGTCATGTACCTCGGTTCACTGTGTGAACTCGCCACCAGCGAAGACCTGTTCGGTTCACCGCGCCACCCGTATACGCAGGCATTGCTCTCCGCCATTCCGCGTATCGGGCAGAAGGGCCTGAAGCACATCCGCCTCTCCGGTGACGTGCCCACGCCCATCAACCTGCCTTCGGGCTGCGTCTTCCACGGTCGCTGCCCCCACGCCGACAAGCGCTGCATGAACGAGGTGCCCCGCGCCCTGCCGCAGCCCGGCGGTGCTCTGGTGGCATGTCACGCCGTGGAGGAAGGCCGCATCTAG